The Saccopteryx leptura isolate mSacLep1 chromosome 2, mSacLep1_pri_phased_curated, whole genome shotgun sequence genome has a window encoding:
- the FCMR gene encoding immunoglobulin mu Fc receptor isoform X3 — translation MDLWLWLLYFLPVSGALRTLPEVKLEGLLGGSITIACPLPKTSVRVYLCREMAGSEACITVVSNKKFIKNEYKRRVTLELCPDQNLFLVEVKELTESDRGVYACGTGLNTDRGKTQKVTLDVHSVEYEPFWEEEPVPELPTWFQRFLHKQMPPWFQNLAHASSFELTSKVIEPTPRTEAPPAHHSSATTPITHRPRVSRSSSIIPAQPTPLVQPSTDSKTSAPEGLLRPQTASYNHQTRLHRQRAFNHGPASGMEDHGFHILLPTGLGLILLTFLGLVLKRVIQRRKALSRRVRRLAVRMSALETSQRPLSQRPRVLQRPRSQNNIYSVCPRRDRGTPAASHREAPVPSPGASAPPAPQQGKKS, via the exons ATGGACCTCTGGCTTTGGCTACTTTACTTCCTGCCAG TATCTGGAGCTCTGAGGACGCTCCCAGAAGTCAAGCTggaggggctgctgggtggatctatTACCATTGCGTGTCCACTTCCTAAAACGTCCGTGAGGGTGTATCTGTGCCGGGAGATGGCCGGGTCTGAAGCATGCATCACCGTGGTGTCCAACAAGAAGTTTATTAAGAATGAATACAAGCGCCGAGTCACCTTGGAGCTGTGTCCAGACCAGAATCTGTTCCTAGTGGAGGTGAAAGAGCTGACCGAGAGTGACCGCGGAGTCTATGCCTGTGGGACAGGCCTGAACACAGACCGCGGCAAGACCCAGAAAGTCACCCTGGATGTGCACAGTG TAGAGTATGAGCCATTCTGGGAAGAGGAGCCAGTACCTGAGCTTCCAACATGGTTTCAGAGGTTTCTACACAAGCAAATGCCCCCTTGGTTCCAGAACCTTGCTCATGCCAGTTCCTTCGAACTCACATCCAAAG TAATCGAGCCAACTCCGAGGACAGAGGCTCCTCCAGCCCACCACTCCTCTGCCACCACCCCAATCACCCACCGCCCTCGAGTCTCCAGATCATCTTCAATAATACCTGCCCAGCCCACACCCCTCGTGCAACCCAGCACAGACTCAAAGACCTCAGCACCCGAGGGGCTGCTCAGGCCCCAGACAGCCAGCTACAATCATCAAACCAGGCTTCATAGGCAGAG GGCCTTCAACCATGGCCCAGCGTCCGGAATGGAAGACCACGGATTTCACATCCTGTTGCCCACCGGCCTGGGCCTCATCCTGCTGACATTTCTGGGGCTGGTGTTGAAAAGGGTCATACAAAGGAGGAAAG CTCTCTCCAGGCGGGTCCGTCGACTGGCCGTGAGGATGAGCGCGCTGGAGACCTCCCAGCGGCCCTTGTCGCAGCGGCCCCGGGTGTTACAGCGTCCACGCTCCCAAAATAACATCTACAGTGTCTGTCCTCGGCGCGATCGGGGGACGCCCGCTGCGA GCCACCGCGAAGCACCAGTCCCGAGCCCCGGAGCGTCCGCGCCACCCGCCCCGCAGCAG GGAAAGAAGAGTTGA
- the FCMR gene encoding immunoglobulin mu Fc receptor isoform X1, whose product MDLWLWLLYFLPVSGALRTLPEVKLEGLLGGSITIACPLPKTSVRVYLCREMAGSEACITVVSNKKFIKNEYKRRVTLELCPDQNLFLVEVKELTESDRGVYACGTGLNTDRGKTQKVTLDVHSVEYEPFWEEEPVPELPTWFQRFLHKQMPPWFQNLAHASSFELTSKVIEPTPRTEAPPAHHSSATTPITHRPRVSRSSSIIPAQPTPLVQPSTDSKTSAPEGLLRPQTASYNHQTRLHRQRAFNHGPASGMEDHGFHILLPTGLGLILLTFLGLVLKRVIQRRKALSRRVRRLAVRMSALETSQRPLSQRPRVLQRPRSQNNIYSVCPRRDRGTPAASHREAPVPSPGASAPPAPQQVSEAPLPHVPSLKTSCEYMSIYHQPAAKMEDTDSDDYVNISCLAPPNCPPGPRP is encoded by the exons ATGGACCTCTGGCTTTGGCTACTTTACTTCCTGCCAG TATCTGGAGCTCTGAGGACGCTCCCAGAAGTCAAGCTggaggggctgctgggtggatctatTACCATTGCGTGTCCACTTCCTAAAACGTCCGTGAGGGTGTATCTGTGCCGGGAGATGGCCGGGTCTGAAGCATGCATCACCGTGGTGTCCAACAAGAAGTTTATTAAGAATGAATACAAGCGCCGAGTCACCTTGGAGCTGTGTCCAGACCAGAATCTGTTCCTAGTGGAGGTGAAAGAGCTGACCGAGAGTGACCGCGGAGTCTATGCCTGTGGGACAGGCCTGAACACAGACCGCGGCAAGACCCAGAAAGTCACCCTGGATGTGCACAGTG TAGAGTATGAGCCATTCTGGGAAGAGGAGCCAGTACCTGAGCTTCCAACATGGTTTCAGAGGTTTCTACACAAGCAAATGCCCCCTTGGTTCCAGAACCTTGCTCATGCCAGTTCCTTCGAACTCACATCCAAAG TAATCGAGCCAACTCCGAGGACAGAGGCTCCTCCAGCCCACCACTCCTCTGCCACCACCCCAATCACCCACCGCCCTCGAGTCTCCAGATCATCTTCAATAATACCTGCCCAGCCCACACCCCTCGTGCAACCCAGCACAGACTCAAAGACCTCAGCACCCGAGGGGCTGCTCAGGCCCCAGACAGCCAGCTACAATCATCAAACCAGGCTTCATAGGCAGAG GGCCTTCAACCATGGCCCAGCGTCCGGAATGGAAGACCACGGATTTCACATCCTGTTGCCCACCGGCCTGGGCCTCATCCTGCTGACATTTCTGGGGCTGGTGTTGAAAAGGGTCATACAAAGGAGGAAAG CTCTCTCCAGGCGGGTCCGTCGACTGGCCGTGAGGATGAGCGCGCTGGAGACCTCCCAGCGGCCCTTGTCGCAGCGGCCCCGGGTGTTACAGCGTCCACGCTCCCAAAATAACATCTACAGTGTCTGTCCTCGGCGCGATCGGGGGACGCCCGCTGCGA GCCACCGCGAAGCACCAGTCCCGAGCCCCGGAGCGTCCGCGCCACCCGCCCCGCAGCAG GTGTCTGAAGCTCCCTTACCCCATGTGCCATCTCTGAAAACCAGCTGTGAATACATGAGCATCTACCACCAGCCTGCTGCCAAGATGGAGGACACTGATTCAGATGACTACGTCAATATCTCCTGCCTGGCTCCCCCCAACTGTCCCCCTGGGCCCAGACCTTGA
- the FCMR gene encoding immunoglobulin mu Fc receptor isoform X2, whose product MDLWLWLLYFLPVSGALRTLPEVKLEGLLGGSITIACPLPKTSVRVYLCREMAGSEACITVVSNKKFIKNEYKRRVTLELCPDQNLFLVEVKELTESDRGVYACGTGLNTDRGKTQKVTLDVHSEYEPFWEEEPVPELPTWFQRFLHKQMPPWFQNLAHASSFELTSKVIEPTPRTEAPPAHHSSATTPITHRPRVSRSSSIIPAQPTPLVQPSTDSKTSAPEGLLRPQTASYNHQTRLHRQRAFNHGPASGMEDHGFHILLPTGLGLILLTFLGLVLKRVIQRRKALSRRVRRLAVRMSALETSQRPLSQRPRVLQRPRSQNNIYSVCPRRDRGTPAASHREAPVPSPGASAPPAPQQVSEAPLPHVPSLKTSCEYMSIYHQPAAKMEDTDSDDYVNISCLAPPNCPPGPRP is encoded by the exons ATGGACCTCTGGCTTTGGCTACTTTACTTCCTGCCAG TATCTGGAGCTCTGAGGACGCTCCCAGAAGTCAAGCTggaggggctgctgggtggatctatTACCATTGCGTGTCCACTTCCTAAAACGTCCGTGAGGGTGTATCTGTGCCGGGAGATGGCCGGGTCTGAAGCATGCATCACCGTGGTGTCCAACAAGAAGTTTATTAAGAATGAATACAAGCGCCGAGTCACCTTGGAGCTGTGTCCAGACCAGAATCTGTTCCTAGTGGAGGTGAAAGAGCTGACCGAGAGTGACCGCGGAGTCTATGCCTGTGGGACAGGCCTGAACACAGACCGCGGCAAGACCCAGAAAGTCACCCTGGATGTGCACAGTG AGTATGAGCCATTCTGGGAAGAGGAGCCAGTACCTGAGCTTCCAACATGGTTTCAGAGGTTTCTACACAAGCAAATGCCCCCTTGGTTCCAGAACCTTGCTCATGCCAGTTCCTTCGAACTCACATCCAAAG TAATCGAGCCAACTCCGAGGACAGAGGCTCCTCCAGCCCACCACTCCTCTGCCACCACCCCAATCACCCACCGCCCTCGAGTCTCCAGATCATCTTCAATAATACCTGCCCAGCCCACACCCCTCGTGCAACCCAGCACAGACTCAAAGACCTCAGCACCCGAGGGGCTGCTCAGGCCCCAGACAGCCAGCTACAATCATCAAACCAGGCTTCATAGGCAGAG GGCCTTCAACCATGGCCCAGCGTCCGGAATGGAAGACCACGGATTTCACATCCTGTTGCCCACCGGCCTGGGCCTCATCCTGCTGACATTTCTGGGGCTGGTGTTGAAAAGGGTCATACAAAGGAGGAAAG CTCTCTCCAGGCGGGTCCGTCGACTGGCCGTGAGGATGAGCGCGCTGGAGACCTCCCAGCGGCCCTTGTCGCAGCGGCCCCGGGTGTTACAGCGTCCACGCTCCCAAAATAACATCTACAGTGTCTGTCCTCGGCGCGATCGGGGGACGCCCGCTGCGA GCCACCGCGAAGCACCAGTCCCGAGCCCCGGAGCGTCCGCGCCACCCGCCCCGCAGCAG GTGTCTGAAGCTCCCTTACCCCATGTGCCATCTCTGAAAACCAGCTGTGAATACATGAGCATCTACCACCAGCCTGCTGCCAAGATGGAGGACACTGATTCAGATGACTACGTCAATATCTCCTGCCTGGCTCCCCCCAACTGTCCCCCTGGGCCCAGACCTTGA
- the IL24 gene encoding interleukin-24: MGSPMQKAALPCLSLILFIWSQGPGVQGQEFQFGPCRVEGVVFRELWEAFQAVKDIVVTQDNITSVQLLRREVLQNVSDAESCYLVRALLNFYLNTVFKNYYHQAAELRILKSYSTLANNFIVILSKLQPRQENEMFSTRESARRRFLVFRGAFKQLDREAAQTKAFGEVDILLTWMQKFYQL; the protein is encoded by the exons ATGGGCTCTCCAATGCAGAAGGCTGCCCTCCCCTGCCTGAGTCTCATCCTGTTTATCTGGAGCCAGGGTCCAGGGGTCCAAGGCCAAGAATTCCAGTTTGGGCCTTGCCGAGTGGAGGGGGTAGTTTTCCGGGAACTGTGGGAGGCCTTCCAGGCCGTGAAGGACATTGTGGTGA CTCAGGATAACATCACGAGTGTCCAGCTGCTGCGGAGGGAGGTTCTGCAGAACGTCTCG GACGCTGAAAGCTGTTACCTGGTCCGTGCCCTGCTGAACTTCTACTTGAATACTGTCTTCAAAAACTACTATCACCAGGCAGCCGAATTGAGGATCCTCAAGTCATACTCTACTCTGGCCAACAATTTTATTGTCATCCTGTCAAAACTGCAACCCAGG CAGGAAAACGAGATGTTTTCCACCAGGGAGAGTGCACGCAGGCGGTTTCTGGTGTTCAGGGGAGCGTTTAAACAG TTGGACAGAGAAGCAGCTCAGACCAAAGCCTTTGGAGAAGTGGACATTCTATTGACCTGGATGCAGAAATTCTACCAGCTCTAA